The following coding sequences are from one Anabas testudineus chromosome 16, fAnaTes1.2, whole genome shotgun sequence window:
- the osbpl3b gene encoding oxysterol-binding protein-related protein 3 isoform X2: MGSEERSSAMSQKISSLSRSNSSSSSKLDSRQDSWEIVEGLRGGFSNVQEPQKQEGYMLKRRKWPMKGWHKRYFFLDKGILKYGKCSTDIEKGKLHGCVDVGLSVMAIKKKTKCIDLDAEENIYHLKIKSQELFDEWVSKLRHHRLYRQNEIAMYPNDKSFYYPHYPSPSSPAMTESASIRKCMPIRRQSTVHSVGAFPLICNSQAKVTAWLQSSDDMDRCSKDLSVCEAFLLELSHLLQSMEVLHRTYSAPSIQALQASTFDSPKKEKRLPRKWRTKNYNKDPKTTLQVPSCISSGSIRLHASNPNLSTAALGNEKADPECLDSAFDVAKLQEDFCRVATNLHATMKSALGSLTSERERLKQCLDHETCPPTSPQVVGLKNALATALAQNSELRERLCKIHAESHIVEPTLINLTAPVQKQDSVDESRPLVHQVSNESRASIAESLTEFFDAQEVLLSASSSENEVSDDDSYISDISDNISMDNFSNGTESERPNSGSVDESSVICRRRSLLPSPSPNNSTISLWNILRNNIGKDLSKVAMPVQLNEPLNTLQRLCEELEYSELLDRAASTQDPFERMVYIATFVVSGYASSYYRTGGKPFNPVLGETYECDRPDKGFRFIAEQVSHHPPISACHADSKNFVFWQDVRCKNKFWGKSMEIVPVGTTHVTLPEFGDHYEWNKVTSCIHNILSGQRWIEHYGEISIRNSSSDICQCKITFVKAKYWNSSVNEVEGAITDQKGKVIHKLFGKWHEAVFCGDPPSATCIWRANAIPVNHEQYYGFTKFAIELNELDSSLKLLPPTDTRLRVDQRLLEEGNLEAADEQKQRIEQLQRERRRVLEESNTTHQPKFFRRSKDDTWVSNNTYWELRKDPGFAQIDFPTLW, from the exons ATGGGCTCAGAGGAGCGCAGTTCAGCCATGTCACAGAAGATCTCCTCCCTGTCACgcagcaacagcagctcctCATCTAAACTTGACAGCCGGCAG GACAGCTGGGAAATAGTGGAGGGCCTGCGAGGGGGCTTCAGCAATGTCCAGGAGCCGCAGAAACAGGAGGGCTACATGCTAAAGAGGAGAAAGTGGCCCATGAAAGGCTGGCATAAG AGGTACTTTTTCCTGGACAAGGGCATACTGAAGTATGGCAAGTGCAGCACTGAT ATTGAGAAAGGAAAACTCCATGGTTGTGTTGACGTGGGTCTCTCTGTCATGGCCATTAAGAAGAAAACCAAGTGCATTGATCTTGATGCTGAGGAAAACATCTATCACCTGAAG ATTAAGTCACAGGAGCTGTTTGATGAATGGGTGTCTAAGCTGCGTCACCATCGGCTCTATCGGCAAAATGAGATTGCCATGTACCCTAACGACAAGTCCTTCTACTATCCACACTACCCCTCCCCCAGCTCCCCCGCCATGACTGAGAGTGCCTCTATCAGAAAG TGCATGCCTATACGAAGGCAGTCCACGGTGCATTCTGTAGGAGCCTTCCCTTTAATCTGCAACAGCCAGGCCAAGGTGACAGCCTGGCTCCAGTCCTCTGACGACATGGACAGGTGCTCCAAAG ATTTGTCAGTTTGTGAGGCCTTCTTACTGGAACTCAGCCACCTGCTTCAGAGTATGGAAGTCCTCCATCGTACCTATTCTGCTCCGTCTATCCAGGCACTGCAG GCATCGACATTTGACAGtccaaaaaaggaaaagagactTCCAAGGAAATGGCGCACCAAGAACTACAACAAAGACCCCAAAACAACTCTGCAG GTACCCAGCTGCATCTCCTCTGGCTCTATCCGCCTCCATGCttctaaccccaacctctccaCTGCTGCACTCGGCAATGAGAAAGCCGACCCTGAATGCCTGGATTCTGCCTTTGATGTGGCCAAGTTGCAGGAGGACTTCTGCCGTGTTGCCACCAACT TACATGCGACAATGAAGTCAGCCCTGGGTTCACTAACGTCCGAAAGAGAGCGATTAAAGCAATGTCTGGACCATGAAACATGCCCCCCTACCTCACCACAGGTTGTGGGTTTGAAGAACGCGCTGGCAACA GCTTTAGCCCAGAATTCTGAGCTGAGAGAGCGTCTGTGCAAGATTCATGCTGAGTCCCACATCGTAGAGCCCACACTAATAAATCTCACTGCCCCTGTGCAG AAACAGGACTCAGTGGATGAATCACGCCCCCTTGTACACCAAGTATCCAATGAGAGCAGAGCTTCAATAGCAGAGTCTTTGACAGAGTTCTTTGATGCACAGGAAGTTCTGTTGTCTGCTAGTTCCTCTGAAAATGAG GTGTCAGATGATGACTCATACATCAGTGACATTAGTGATAACATTTCCATGGACAACTTCAGCAACGGCACAGAAAGTGAGCGACCAAACTCAG GCTCTGTGGATGAAAGCAGTGTAATTTGTCGGCGTAGATCCCTTCTGCCCTCGCCCAGCCCCAACAACAGCACCATCAGCTTGTGGAACATCCTCAGGAACAACATCGGCAAAGACCTCTCCAAAGTAGCGATGCCTGTGCAACTTAATGAGCCACTCAACACCCTACAGAGATTGTGTGAGGAGCTGGAGTACAGTGAACTGCTTGACAGGGCCGCTAGCACACAGGATCCTTTCGAACGTATG gtatACATAGCTACATTTGTTGTATCAGGCTATGCATCCAGCTATTACAGGACTGGTGGAAAGCCTTTTAACCCTGTTCTGGGGGAAACGTATGAATGTGACCGGCCGGATAAAGGCTTTCGATTTATTGCAGAGCAG GTTAGCCATCACCCACCAATCTCAGCTTGTCACGCAGATTCTAAAAACTTTGTCTTCTGGCAAG ACGTAAGATGTAAGAACAAGTTCTGGGGGAAATCAATGGAGATTGTCCCTGTGGGTACCACTCATGTAACTCTGCCAGA ATTTGGAGACCACTACGAGTGGAACAAGGTGACATCCTGCATTCATAACATTCTCAGTGGACAGCGATGGATTGAGCACTATGGGGAGATCTCAATTAGGAACTCCAGCAGTGATATTTGCCAGTGCAAAATCACTTTTGTTAAG GCCAAATACTGGAATTCAAGTGTGAATGAGGTGGAGGGAGCTATCACAGATCAAAAGGGGAAGGTCATCCACAAACTCTTTGGAAAGTGGCACGAAGCAGTTTTCTGTGGAGACCCTCCTTCAGCGACATGCATCTGGAGAGCAA ATGCAATACCAGTAAACCATGAGCAGTACTATGGCTTTACCAAGTTTGCTATTGAACTGAATGAGTTGGACTCAAGTTTGAAACTGCTGCCACCCACAGACACCAGACTACGAGTGGACCAAAG GCTGCTGGAGGAGGGAAACTTGGAGGCTGcagatgaacagaaacagaggatcgaacagctgcagagagagcgACGAAGAGTCCTGGAGGAgagcaacacaacacatcaaCCTAAGTTCTTCAG GAGGTCAAAGGATGATACCTGGGTGAGCAACAACACATACTGGGAGCTGAGAAAGGACCCTGGCTTCGCCCAGATTGATTTTCCGACTCTGTGGTGA
- the gsdmeb gene encoding gasdermin Eb, giving the protein MFATATRNFVEEVDRGGFLIPVSSLNDTVALLTVVVKRKRFWFWQRPKYLPTDFHLNDILRGDSPIQPVVVETDFIKYNGTYGDNIQGNVDASFIHSNVNLQGKESTKLQSSFGSLKKEEVDVQKLLEDSKERVLDMSHCLIQQTKEKHRQVFGIVKERILTSQPCSVIVEVQQGAQCGGALSLCGPKSPKVLLKENGNLNKDSNVTMEIPIHTTIAYGLIELEVKQDGRYKLCLMSDTTGGFEVDSHAANGKFGVSGASSHASENVRLRQDLEQLSDHFQLLSALPVTTRSSLLQQFTKVLQDQGAVSALQNVLDHMCLDKRLALGDVTMTESQKQNIQAILDLLEKSGQVESIQVGQSTSVLTALHLISSAMDEMTNDCIAVLGMCCRPSVLEAMDLLVQCVSGKGALPLSSMDVTALSGDAFEKTEHLFASCNVSLKRDADTVKAEINHQHGNLPLVLCIAVRGLASLAHSD; this is encoded by the exons ATGTTCGCCACTGCTACCAGAAACTTTGTGGAGGAGGTGGATCGTGGAGGATTTCTGATCCCGGTGTCCAGCCTCAATGACACTGTTGCTCTTCTGACAGTGGTGGTGAAGCGAAAGCGGTTCTGGTTCTGGCAGAGACCCAAGTACCTTCCTACTGATTTTCACCTCAATGACATACTAAGAGGAGATAGTCCTATACAGCCAG TTGTTGTAGAGACAGACTTTATCAAATATAATGGGACATATGGTGACAACATTCAGGGAAACGTGGATGCAAGTTTCATCCACTCCAACGTGAACCTGCAAGGTAAAGAGTCAACCAAACTCCAGTCATCTTTTGGCAGTttaaagaaagaggaagtggaTGTGCAGAAGTTGCTGGAGGATTCAAAAGAGAG gGTCCTGGACATGTCCCACTGTCTGATCCAGCAGACGAAGGAGAAGCACAGACAGGTTTTTGGGATTGTGAAGGAGCGTATTCTAACCTCTCAGCCCTGTTCAGTCATAGTGGAGGTCCAGCAGGGGGCACAGTGTGGAGGAGCACTGAGCTTATGTGGGCCCAAGAGCCCAAAG gttttgtTGAAAGAGAATGGCAACTTGAATAAAGACAGTAATGTCACCATGGAGATCCCGATCCATACCACCATTGCCTATGGCCTCATAGAATTAGAGGTCAAACAAGACGGACGCTACA AGCTGTGTCTGATGTCGGACACCACGGGAGGTTTTGAAGTAGACAGCCATGCTGCAAATGGAAAGTTTGGTGTCTCAGGAGCTTCTTCGCATGCTTCTGAAAATGTCCGCCTTCGGCAAG ATCTGGAGCAGCTCAGTGATCATTTCCAGCTCCTCTCAGCTCTTCCTGTCACCACACGATCCTCTCTGCTCCAGCAATTCACAAAGGTTTTGCAGGACCAGGGAGCTGTCAGCGCACTCCAGAATGTG CTTGACCACATGTGCCTGGACAAGAGACTTGCTCTGGGTGATGTTACAATGACAGAGTCTCAAAAACAGAACATCCAAGCTATTTTGGACCTTTTGGAGAAGTCTGGGCAAGTAGAGTCCATTCAGGTCGGCCAGTCCACATCAGTCCTCACAGCCCTTCACTTAATTAGCAGCGCCATGGATG AGATGACAAATGACTGCATTGCTGTTCTGGGAATGTGCTGCAGACCCTCAGTGTTGGAGGCAATGGACCTACTt GTGCAGTGTGTATCTGGAAAGGGAGCGTTGCCTCTAAGCAGCATGGACGTCACTGCGTTGTCAGGGGACGCATTTGAAaagactgaacatctgtttgCCTCCTGTAATGTGTCCCTGAAGAGAGACGCAGACACAGTGAAGGCAGAAATAAACCACCAGCATGGAAACCTTCCTCTGGTCCTGTGTATTGCTGTCAGAGGTCTTGCCTCATTGGCCCACTCAGATTGA
- the osbpl3b gene encoding oxysterol-binding protein-related protein 3 isoform X1 — MGSEERSSAMSQKISSLSRSNSSSSSKLDSRQDSWEIVEGLRGGFSNVQEPQKQEGYMLKRRKWPMKGWHKRYFFLDKGILKYGKCSTDIEKGKLHGCVDVGLSVMAIKKKTKCIDLDAEENIYHLKIKSQELFDEWVSKLRHHRLYRQNEIAMYPNDKSFYYPHYPSPSSPAMTESASIRKCMPIRRQSTVHSVGAFPLICNSQAKVTAWLQSSDDMDRCSKDLSVCEAFLLELSHLLQSMEVLHRTYSAPSIQALQASTFDSPKKEKRLPRKWRTKNYNKDPKTTLQVPSCISSGSIRLHASNPNLSTAALGNEKADPECLDSAFDVAKLQEDFCRVATNLHATMKSALGSLTSERERLKQCLDHETCPPTSPQVVGLKNALATKQDSVDESRPLVHQVSNESRASIAESLTEFFDAQEVLLSASSSENEVSDDDSYISDISDNISMDNFSNGTESERPNSGSVDESSVICRRRSLLPSPSPNNSTISLWNILRNNIGKDLSKVAMPVQLNEPLNTLQRLCEELEYSELLDRAASTQDPFERMVYIATFVVSGYASSYYRTGGKPFNPVLGETYECDRPDKGFRFIAEQVSHHPPISACHADSKNFVFWQDVRCKNKFWGKSMEIVPVGTTHVTLPEFGDHYEWNKVTSCIHNILSGQRWIEHYGEISIRNSSSDICQCKITFVKAKYWNSSVNEVEGAITDQKGKVIHKLFGKWHEAVFCGDPPSATCIWRANAIPVNHEQYYGFTKFAIELNELDSSLKLLPPTDTRLRVDQRLLEEGNLEAADEQKQRIEQLQRERRRVLEESNTTHQPKFFRRSKDDTWVSNNTYWELRKDPGFAQIDFPTLW; from the exons ATGGGCTCAGAGGAGCGCAGTTCAGCCATGTCACAGAAGATCTCCTCCCTGTCACgcagcaacagcagctcctCATCTAAACTTGACAGCCGGCAG GACAGCTGGGAAATAGTGGAGGGCCTGCGAGGGGGCTTCAGCAATGTCCAGGAGCCGCAGAAACAGGAGGGCTACATGCTAAAGAGGAGAAAGTGGCCCATGAAAGGCTGGCATAAG AGGTACTTTTTCCTGGACAAGGGCATACTGAAGTATGGCAAGTGCAGCACTGAT ATTGAGAAAGGAAAACTCCATGGTTGTGTTGACGTGGGTCTCTCTGTCATGGCCATTAAGAAGAAAACCAAGTGCATTGATCTTGATGCTGAGGAAAACATCTATCACCTGAAG ATTAAGTCACAGGAGCTGTTTGATGAATGGGTGTCTAAGCTGCGTCACCATCGGCTCTATCGGCAAAATGAGATTGCCATGTACCCTAACGACAAGTCCTTCTACTATCCACACTACCCCTCCCCCAGCTCCCCCGCCATGACTGAGAGTGCCTCTATCAGAAAG TGCATGCCTATACGAAGGCAGTCCACGGTGCATTCTGTAGGAGCCTTCCCTTTAATCTGCAACAGCCAGGCCAAGGTGACAGCCTGGCTCCAGTCCTCTGACGACATGGACAGGTGCTCCAAAG ATTTGTCAGTTTGTGAGGCCTTCTTACTGGAACTCAGCCACCTGCTTCAGAGTATGGAAGTCCTCCATCGTACCTATTCTGCTCCGTCTATCCAGGCACTGCAG GCATCGACATTTGACAGtccaaaaaaggaaaagagactTCCAAGGAAATGGCGCACCAAGAACTACAACAAAGACCCCAAAACAACTCTGCAG GTACCCAGCTGCATCTCCTCTGGCTCTATCCGCCTCCATGCttctaaccccaacctctccaCTGCTGCACTCGGCAATGAGAAAGCCGACCCTGAATGCCTGGATTCTGCCTTTGATGTGGCCAAGTTGCAGGAGGACTTCTGCCGTGTTGCCACCAACT TACATGCGACAATGAAGTCAGCCCTGGGTTCACTAACGTCCGAAAGAGAGCGATTAAAGCAATGTCTGGACCATGAAACATGCCCCCCTACCTCACCACAGGTTGTGGGTTTGAAGAACGCGCTGGCAACA AAACAGGACTCAGTGGATGAATCACGCCCCCTTGTACACCAAGTATCCAATGAGAGCAGAGCTTCAATAGCAGAGTCTTTGACAGAGTTCTTTGATGCACAGGAAGTTCTGTTGTCTGCTAGTTCCTCTGAAAATGAG GTGTCAGATGATGACTCATACATCAGTGACATTAGTGATAACATTTCCATGGACAACTTCAGCAACGGCACAGAAAGTGAGCGACCAAACTCAG GCTCTGTGGATGAAAGCAGTGTAATTTGTCGGCGTAGATCCCTTCTGCCCTCGCCCAGCCCCAACAACAGCACCATCAGCTTGTGGAACATCCTCAGGAACAACATCGGCAAAGACCTCTCCAAAGTAGCGATGCCTGTGCAACTTAATGAGCCACTCAACACCCTACAGAGATTGTGTGAGGAGCTGGAGTACAGTGAACTGCTTGACAGGGCCGCTAGCACACAGGATCCTTTCGAACGTATG gtatACATAGCTACATTTGTTGTATCAGGCTATGCATCCAGCTATTACAGGACTGGTGGAAAGCCTTTTAACCCTGTTCTGGGGGAAACGTATGAATGTGACCGGCCGGATAAAGGCTTTCGATTTATTGCAGAGCAG GTTAGCCATCACCCACCAATCTCAGCTTGTCACGCAGATTCTAAAAACTTTGTCTTCTGGCAAG ACGTAAGATGTAAGAACAAGTTCTGGGGGAAATCAATGGAGATTGTCCCTGTGGGTACCACTCATGTAACTCTGCCAGA ATTTGGAGACCACTACGAGTGGAACAAGGTGACATCCTGCATTCATAACATTCTCAGTGGACAGCGATGGATTGAGCACTATGGGGAGATCTCAATTAGGAACTCCAGCAGTGATATTTGCCAGTGCAAAATCACTTTTGTTAAG GCCAAATACTGGAATTCAAGTGTGAATGAGGTGGAGGGAGCTATCACAGATCAAAAGGGGAAGGTCATCCACAAACTCTTTGGAAAGTGGCACGAAGCAGTTTTCTGTGGAGACCCTCCTTCAGCGACATGCATCTGGAGAGCAA ATGCAATACCAGTAAACCATGAGCAGTACTATGGCTTTACCAAGTTTGCTATTGAACTGAATGAGTTGGACTCAAGTTTGAAACTGCTGCCACCCACAGACACCAGACTACGAGTGGACCAAAG GCTGCTGGAGGAGGGAAACTTGGAGGCTGcagatgaacagaaacagaggatcgaacagctgcagagagagcgACGAAGAGTCCTGGAGGAgagcaacacaacacatcaaCCTAAGTTCTTCAG GAGGTCAAAGGATGATACCTGGGTGAGCAACAACACATACTGGGAGCTGAGAAAGGACCCTGGCTTCGCCCAGATTGATTTTCCGACTCTGTGGTGA
- the LOC113169449 gene encoding uncharacterized protein C7orf31, translating into MEPLSSLNNSIPSEFNGHYHRGAILPVHPTSQQHYNSTHRKKSKVRLNDQLIPKPTDINIGKKMLTIASPKEHPYSSHISRLAVFPSFCSPDDPHTGVRAASQPFLTPLIPTSAPDTTVISKTIGGPYRHEITETPMKARKKAVTWPGEHGFLDYTKPLKEKRQVFYPTPPKTVLPNSKLRDWDLTLSHRTSNMLKNLERALWVTSYQMHYTGSGPANPLKIDDFKEKILAGINSHTAPLRERSYPVFVPSKPRQESRGRQGSCVGRRTRSPTAAELNPSPASLHQHRPQEIIAKHNEAPDLNPKGHSQSGKSSSSTDAESAELSQETLHKQQNEHKSSERRGRERYKVQFDETLMQASISQNSQTANTEQPPDLYNSPVSQREMDVNRERSLMEHSEKQYFKAGRNLESSHSQSALAEHKAGIDSHPELLSSAASVQEKTVESRELSCIISNPYIAPRSQVLPGIHPVDRVGTVGRESAALSLLDVQNSFSKSEAHRNFNSSITHAAVDLRDNAVTGKKHDFYGINCYYLRG; encoded by the exons ATGGAGCCTTTGTCATCTTTAAATAACAGTATCCCATCTGAGTTCAATGGCCATTATCACCGTGGAGCCATCCTTCCTGT GCATCCCACAAGTCAACAACATTATAACAGTACTCACAGGAAGAAAAGTAAAGTTCGACTCAATGACCAACT TATACCAAAGCCAACTGATATAAATATAGG gaaaaaaatgttaacGATTGCAAGTCCAAAGGAGCATCCCTATTCATCCCACATCTCCCGGTTGGCAGTGTTCCCATCCTTCTGTTCTCCAGATGACCCTCATACAGGAGTCAGAGCTGCCTCTCAACCTTTCCTAACCCCCCTCATCCCAACTAGTGCACCGGACACCACTGTGATCAGCAAAACTATTG GTGGACCATACAGACATGAAATTACGGAGACGCCCATGAAAGCCAGGAAGAAGGCTGTTACGTGGCCTGGAGAACACGGCTTCTTGGAT TATACAAAGCCactgaaagaaaagaggcaAGTTTTCTACCCCACGCCTCCAAAGACAGTGCTGCCCAATTCTAAACTTCGTGACTGGGATTTGACGTTATCCCATCGGACAAGCAACATGCTAAAAAATTTGGAGAGGGCACTGTGGGTCACTTCTTACCAAATGCACTACACGG GCTCTGGGCCAGCAAATCCTCTGAAGATAGATGACTTCAAGGAAAAAATCCTTGCTGGGATCAATTCACACACTGCACCACTG AGAGAAAGGTCCTATCCTGTGTTTGTTCCCTCTAAACCAAGACAAGAGAGTCGAGGAAGACAGGGGAGCTGTGTGGGGAGGAGAACACGCAGCCCCACTGCTGCTGAACTAAATCCATCTCCAGCTTCTCTTCACCAACACAGGCCACAAGAGATCATAGCTAAGCATAATGAGGCACCAGATTTAAATCCAAAGGGCCACAGTCAATCAGGGAAAAGCAGTAGCTCTACAGATGCAGAGAGTGCTGAGCTATCCCAGGAGACCttacacaaacaacagaatgaGCACAAAAGCTctgagaggagagggagagaaaggtaCAAAGTCCAGTTTGATGAAACTCTTATGCAAGCATCCATATCACAAAACAGCCAAACAGCTAACACAGAGCAACCTCCGGACCTGTACAACTCCCCAGTTTCTCAGAGAGAGATGGACgtcaacagagagagaagccTGATGGAGCACAGCGAAAAGCAGTATTTTAAAGCCGGAAGAAATTTAGAATCTAGCCACAGTCAGTCAGCTTTAGCTGAACACAAGGCAGGTATCGACTCACATCCTGAGTTATTATCAAGTGCAGCTTCAGTGCAGGAGAAAACAGTGGAGAGCAGAGAGCTGTCGTGCATTATCTCTAACCCTTACATCGCCCCAAGGTCTCAGGTCCTGCCTGGCATTCACCCAGTGGACAGAGTTGGGACTGTGGGTAGAGAAAGTGCAGCTCTCAGCCTCCTGGACGTTCAAAATTCATTCAGTAAATCAGAAGCTCATCGTAACTTCAACAGCTCCATCACGCACGCTGCTGTGGACCTGAGGGACAACGCCGTCACTGGCAAAAAACATGACTTCTACGGGATCAACTGCTACTACCTGCGTGGATAA